The following are from one region of the Silene latifolia isolate original U9 population chromosome 9, ASM4854445v1, whole genome shotgun sequence genome:
- the LOC141598815 gene encoding isoprenylcysteine alpha-carbonyl methylesterase ICME-like has translation MMKSQSPPPLLPITNPSSKSNKKMSTMVLHTSNDEFPTTHHHHHHHHHHHLIVSPSSTLDDFDSHIETKPLLSRAFSFTGGLGLGKIRQQRRRRTVSDENLLAFQNGNGGGGNGGNGGSDHSIVSSVEHVASETWLVTRLSLKLLGYLGVGYRWITRFLALGCYAILLIPGFFQVGYHYFRSSHIRRSIVYGDQPRNSLDLYLPKNSEGPKPVVAFITGGAWIIGYKAWGSLLGQQLADRDIIVACIDYRNFPQGTMRDMIDDASRGISFICKNVAEYGGDPERVYVMGQSAGAHIAACVLVEQAIKEIGEGDTVTWSISQIKAYFGLSGGYNLMNLVDHFHNRGLYRNIFLSIMEGEQSLQRYSPELIVQDPNVRSAVSLLPPIVLFHGTADYSIPSDASESFAATLQRLGVDARAILYEGKTHTDVFLQDPMRGGSDQMFEDLVSIIHAGDEEALAKDATAPPRKRLVPEIMLKLARAVSPF, from the exons ATGATGAAATCACAATCCCCACCCCCACTTCTTCCAATAACAAACCCATCTTCAAAATCCAATAAAAAGATGTCAACAATGGTGTTACATACCTCAAATGATGAATTCCCAActacccatcatcatcatcatcatcatcatcatcatcatcttattGTTTCTCCATCTTCAACTCTTGATGATTTTGATTCACATATTGAAACAAAACCTCTTTTGTCTAGGGCATTTAGTTTTACTGGTGGGTTGGGTTTGGGTAAGATTAGGCAGCAACGGCGGCGGCGGACCGTAAGCGACGAGAATCTATTGGCTTTCCAAAATGGCAATGGTGGTGGTGGTAATGGAGGGAATGGTGGTAGTGATCATTCGATTGTTAGTAGTGTTGAACATGTTGCTTCTGAAACTTGGTTGGTTACTAGGTTGAGTTTGAAGCTTCTTGGTTATTTGGG GGTAGGTTACAGATGGATTACAAGATTTCTTGCTCTAGGTTGTTATGCCATTTTGCTGATCCCTGGTTTTTTTCAAG TTGGATATCATTATTTCCGTTCGAGTCATATCCGACGAAGTATAGTCTATGGTGATCAACCTAGAAACAG TCTTGATCTGTACTTGCCTAAAAATAGCGAAGGGCCAAAGCCTGTTGTTGCATTTATAACAGGTGGAGCTTGGATAATTGG TTATAAAGCATGGGGTTCTCTTCTTGGCCAACAATTAGCCGACAGAGACATCATTGTAGCTTGCATAGATTATAG AAATTTCCCTCAAGGTACAATGAGAGATATGATTGATGATGCTTCACGTGGCATTTCATTTATTTGCAAAAATGTTGCAGAATACGGAGGTGATCCAGAAAG agtttatgttatgggaCAATCAGCTGGTGCGCATATTGCTGCTTGTGTTCTTGTCGAACAAGCTATTAAAGAGATTGGCGAGGGAGACACTGTTACCTGGAGCATCTCACagataaaagcttattttggatTATCAGGAGG GTATAATTTGATGAACCTAGTCGACCACTTCCATAATAGAGGGTTATACCGTAACATATTTTTGAG TATAATGGAAGGGGAGCAATCGTTGCAGAGATATTCGCCAGAACTAATCGTACAGGATCCAAATGTCAGAAGTGCAGTTTCGCTACTCCCTCCTATTGTTCTTTTCCATGGTACTGCAGATTATTCAATTCCATCAGATGCCAG TGAAAGTTTTGCTGCAACACTTCAGAGACTTGGAGTCGATGCTCGGGCGATTTTGTACGAAGGGAAGACCCACACTGATGTCTTTCTCCAG GATCCAATGAGAGGGGGCAGTGATCAAATGTTTGAAGATTTAGTTTCCATAATTCATGCTGGGGATGAGGAAGCGCTTGCCAAGGACGCTACTGCTCCGCCTAGAAAACGGTTGGTGCCTGAAATCATGTTAAAGTTGGCTCGCGCTGTCAGCCCCTTCTAA